A section of the Bombina bombina isolate aBomBom1 unplaced genomic scaffold, aBomBom1.pri scaffold_690, whole genome shotgun sequence genome encodes:
- the LOC128644234 gene encoding GRAM domain-containing protein 2B produces the protein MFHLYHLLGHMKFLQNLGFGKMVSLNGLLLFYAILVCLLLFSTFYMQSRIGYLEERLSSISPFKDRSFKDLTLDPGLGNWHINANAICDELTANLAKLDKIQRNLQRLLEDTN, from the exons ATGTTTCATTTATATCATTTATTAGGACATATGAAATTTCTCCAGAACCTGGGCTTTGGGAAGATGGTTTCTTTGAATGGCTTGCTCCTTTTCTATGCAATTCT tGTGTGCCTGCTCCTATTTTCAACATTCTACATGCAGTCTAGAATTGGATATCTGGAAGAGAGACTCTCCTCCATCAGCCCATTTAAGGACCGTTCCTTTAAGGA CTTGACATTAGACCCAGGTCTGGGAAACTGGCATATTAATGCAAATGCAATTTGTGATGAATTGACCGCCAACCTGGCAAAACTAGACaag ATTCAAAGAAATCTTCAACGTCTTCTGGAAGATACAAATTAA